DNA from Conexivisphaera calida:
AGGTTCGTGAACGTCGGGATCTCGGAGCAGAACCTGCTCGCGGTGGCGGCCGGGCTGGCGTACTCGGGGAAGGTGGTGTTCGCCAGCACATTCGCAGTCTTCGCCACGAAGGCCTGGGACCTCCTGAGGATAATCGCGCACGACGGGCTGGACGTGAGGGTCGCGGTGAGCCACGGCGGGCTGTCGAACGGCCCCGACGGCTGGTCCCACCAGTCGGTGGAGGACGTCGCCGTCATGAGGGCGATCCCGAACTTCAGGGTCGTGGTGCCGGCCGACGCCGCCGAGACGAGGGGAGCTGTGAGGGCGGCGCTCGCTCCCGGCGGCCCTGGTACATCAGGCTGAGCAAGCTGGAGGTCCCGGGGATATTCGACGACGGCTACGAGTTCGAGCCCGGGAGAGGAGTGGTGCTCCGCGACGGGGGCGACGTCGCGATACTCGCGTACGGCGTCATGCTGCACGAGGCGCTGAGGGCTGCGGAGGTGCTGAGGGAGAGGGGGGTGGGCGCGGCCGTGGTGGACATGCACACGGTGAAGCCGCTCGACGAGGGGGTAGTGGAGTCCTTGGCCAGGAGGACCGGGGCCGTGGTGACCGCCGAGGACGCGAACGTTATGGGGGGACTGGGAGGAGCGGTGGCCGAGGCGCTGGCGAGGAGGTACCCGGTGCCGATGGAGATGGTGGGGATACGCGACTCATTCGGAAGGAGCGGCGAGACGAGGGCACTCTACGCCGAGTACGGGCTCACCGCGGAGGCGATAGTCGAGGGCGCCCTGAGGGCCATGGACAGGAGGGGGAGGGGCGCGGGTTGAGGGTCCTGATAATGGCAGGGGGCCTTGGGACGAGGCTCAGGCCCGTGATAGGGGACTCGGTGCCGAAGCCGATGGTGGATGTGAACGGCAGGCCCTTCCTGGAGTGGCTCCTGCTCCTCCTGAGGGAGAGGGGCTTCCGGGAATTCGTGATCTCCGTCGGCTACAGGAGGGAGGCCATCATGGGGCGCCTGGGCGACGGCTCCTCCCTCGGGGTGAGGATAGAGTACTCGGTGGAGGAGGAGCCGCTGGGGACGGGAGGGGCGCTCAGGAGGGCGATGCCCCTCCTCCGCGGGGAGGACTTCCTGCTGGTGAACGGCGACACCTACGTGGACGTGGAGGTCCGGGACCTGGTGGAATTCCACGAGTCGAGGCGCGCGCTCGCGACGATCGGCCTGGTGGAGGTCAGCTCCCCCGTGAAGGGGGGGTTCGTGGACCTAGGGGCGGATGGAATGATAAGGGCATTCAGGGAGGGCGTGGGCACCGGGCTCATGAACGCGGGGATCATGGTCCTCGGGCAGGGGATCCGGGGCTTCCTCCCGGGCGCGGAGAGGTTCTCCCTCGAGGCGGACCTCCTTCCGTCGCTCGCGGGAAGGGGCCTCCTCAGCGGGGTGATCCTGAGGGGGAGGATAATCGACATAGGGACGCCGGAGGGGTACGCGCTGGCGAGGGAGGTGATAGGGAGGTGAGGTTCCGGGCCAGGGCCCCCCTGAGGATAAGCTTCGGGGGAGGGGGAACTGATGTGCCGCCGTACTGCTGGGAGGAGGGAGGGGCCGTGGTGAACTCGACGATAGACAGGTACGCGTACGCGACGTTCGAGCCGGGAGGCGAATCGGTGGTACTGGAGTCATCGGATATGGTACTGAGGAGAGAGTACCCTGTCCACTCGGCCGATCCCCGGGGGTCGGAGGATCCGGGGGCGGGTCCCGGGCTGCAATATGACGGTGAGCTGGACCTGCTGAAGGCGGCCGCTAAGGTCGCGGGGGCAGAGGGCGGGGGCGGGTTCCGCCTCACCACCTACAGCCAGGCTCCCCCAGGATCCGGGATGGGTGGGTCGTCGTCCCTCGCGGTGGCGATAATAGGCGCGATCGCCTCGGCCAGGGGGAAAGTGGACAGGATGGATGTCGCGATGCTCGCGTACAGGGCTGAGAGGGAGGAGCTGGGGCAGAGGGGCGGATACCAGGACCAGCTTGCCGCGGCCCACGGGGGGTTCAACTACATGGAGTTCTCTCGCTCGGGGATATCGGTTGTGCCCCTGAGGCTGGAGCGCTGGGTGGTCTTGGAGCTGGAGGCCAGATCGATACTCCTCTACACGGGGAGGGGGCGGCTCTCCTCCAGGATCCACGAGGACGTGGACAGGAGGAACAGGGAGGACCCGGGCGCTGGGAGCGCGTACAGGGAGGAGCTCAGGAGGGTCGCGAGGGAGATGAGGTCGGCGCTGGAGCGCGGGGATCTGGGGGAGTTCGGGGAGCTGCTGAGGGAGGGATGGGAGGCGAAGAGGAGGATGTCGCCCCTAGTGTCGGACGGGCTGGCTGACCGCGCGTACGCTAGGGCTATGGAGCTGGGGGCGGGGGGCGGGAAGGTCCTGGGCGCGGGGGGAGGTGGGCACCTGTTCCTTTTCGCGGAGCCGGAGAGGAGGGGAGGGATAATAAGGGAGCTCGAGGGAATGGGACTGGTGAACGTGCCCTTCTCGTTCGAGCTGGAGGGGGGACTGGCTACTTGGAGGATCTGATCGACAGGATCTCGGCCGCCCTCAGGGAGAGCGCCTCCGTGAAGGAGGAGATGGCGAGGGATCCAGAGCTGCTGGCGGCGGTGGCGAGGGCCGGGGAGATGGTGGTGAGGTCGCTGAGGTCCGGCGGGAAGCTGGTGCTCTTCGGGAACGGGGGGAGCGCGGCCGACGCACAGCACATAGCGTGTGAGCTCGTTGGGAGGTACATGATAGAGAGGGAGGCGCTCCCCGCGATCGCGCTCACCACTAACACCTCGTGCCTGACGGCTATAGGGAACGACTACTCGTTCGACGAGGTCTTCGCCAGGCAGGTGAGGGCGCTAGTGCGCCCCGGGGACGTAGCAGTGGGGATAAGCACGAGCGGGAGGTCCAGGAACGTGATACTGGGGATGAGGGCCGCGAGGGAGCTGGGGGCGGGGACGATAGGGCTCACGGGGGCGGGGGGAGGCGAGCTCTGCTCCGTCTCTGACGTGTGCATAAGGGTCCCCTCCAAGCTGACGCCCAGGATACAGGAGGCGCACATAGCGATAGGGCACATAATCTCGGAGATAGTGGAGGTGGAGCTCTTCGGTGGGGAGGCCGGCGGTGTTCCTTGACAGGGACGGCGTGATATGCTACGACGTGCACTACATGAGGTCCCCGGACCAGTTCGTCCTGATGCCGGGGGTCGCGGAGGGGATAAGGAGGCTGAACGGGGCTGGCTTCCTGGTCGTCGTGGCGACCAACCAGTCGGGGATAAGGAGGGGGTACTTCACGGAGGAGGACCTCGCCAGGATCCATGAGAGGATGATGGAGGAGCTGGGGAGGAGGGGCGCAAGGCTGGACGCAATCTACTACTGCCCATGCCTCCCGGAGGAGGACTGCGAGTGCAGGAAGCCGAGGCCGGGGATGCTCCTGAGGGCCGCGGAGGAGCTGGGGATAGACCTCGGGAGGAGCTACATTGTGGGGGACAAGGAGCTGGACGTGGAGGCCGGGAGGGCGGCCGGGTGCACCACGATCCTGGTGGGGAACGACCCGGGGATCGATGCGGACTACGTCGTAGAGGACTTCCAGTGGGCCGTGGAGGCGGTATTCTCGGACGCGTCGAGGAAGGGTATTTTAGGCCCCGGGGGGAAGGTGATCACATGAGGGTGTTCCTGGACTCCGGCGACCTGGACGAGATCAGGGAGGCGGTGTCGTGGGGAATCGTCGACGGGGTGACGACGAACCCGACGCTGATGAGGGAGGCGGTCTCGAGGAGAAATGGTGTGGACCTCGTGGGCTACGTGGAGGAGGTCTTGAGGGCCGCCGGGCCCGGGAGGCCCGTGAGCCTGGAGGTGATGGGGACGAGGGCCGAGGACATGGTGAGGGAAGGGAGGATCCTCTACGAGAGGTTCAACCCCGTGGCGGGGAACGTTGTGATAAAGGTGCCGGTGAACACTAGGGGGATGGAGGAGGGTGACGCGGAGGGGATTAGGGCGATCAGGGAGCTGAGCTCCTCCGGGATACCGGTCAACGCGACGCTGATAATGATCCCGGCGCAGGCGGCTCTGACGGCCGCGGCCGGGGCCAGGTACGTAAGCCCGTTCCTAGGGAGGGTGGACGACTACGTGAGGACGGCCCTCGGGATGAAGTTCTCGAAGGGGGACTACCTGAACGTCGCGTCCCTGAGGACTTGGCTGGAGGGGAGGGTCCGGGAGGGAGACCGCGCGGCCATGGACGTGAACTCAGGGATCCTAGGGGGGATTGAGGTCGTCCGCGCGGCGAGGAGGATCTTCGACGTCCAGGGGCTGAGGTCCGAGATAATAGCCGCTAGCATAAGGAACCCGAGGCAGGCCGAGGAGGCCCTGGAGGCCGGAGCTCACGTGATCACCGTGCCCATGGAGGTGCTGAGGGGGATGCTGAGGCACCCGAAGACCGAGGAGGGCGTGAGGATATTCTCGGAGGACGCGAGGAGGGCGAACTACGGAGAGATATTCGGGAGAAAGTGACCGACGAATTTTGTTTCGCGCGCTATCGAGCGCGTGAAGGTAGTATTTTGACTAAGGGCTGGGGCGTGGTTTATGCTTACGTCCACATGCGAGCGCATATTTGACCATGATGCGGCCACGGGTCAGATCACAGGAAAGGCGTGTCCATCAGGCGCGCGAAAGCGAGAACGGCGGCCACGTTCGGTGGAAACTGAGGCACTGGAATCCAGCTCGGTTCCACTACCATCGTGTAGGACGTAAAAATGGCTCCTTAGCGGGCCATGGCCCGCTAAGGGTTATAATGGACTCCAAGTGCGCCATCTATCCATTGAGGATACTGTGGTTCGGCCACAGGGACGTGATGCACCCAAGGGCCGGCGGCGCCGAGAGGACCATGTACGAGGTGAGCAGGAGGCTCGTGAGGATGGGACATGAGGTGACGCTGGCGACGGTGAACCCCGGATCCCTGAGGGGCTTCGAGGAGATCAGTGGCATTAGGGTGATCAGGGT
Protein-coding regions in this window:
- a CDS encoding nucleotidyltransferase family protein, which translates into the protein MRVLIMAGGLGTRLRPVIGDSVPKPMVDVNGRPFLEWLLLLLRERGFREFVISVGYRREAIMGRLGDGSSLGVRIEYSVEEEPLGTGGALRRAMPLLRGEDFLLVNGDTYVDVEVRDLVEFHESRRALATIGLVEVSSPVKGGFVDLGADGMIRAFREGVGTGLMNAGIMVLGQGIRGFLPGAERFSLEADLLPSLAGRGLLSGVILRGRIIDIGTPEGYALAREVIGR
- a CDS encoding GHMP kinase codes for the protein MRFRARAPLRISFGGGGTDVPPYCWEEGGAVVNSTIDRYAYATFEPGGESVVLESSDMVLRREYPVHSADPRGSEDPGAGPGLQYDGELDLLKAAAKVAGAEGGGGFRLTTYSQAPPGSGMGGSSSLAVAIIGAIASARGKVDRMDVAMLAYRAEREELGQRGGYQDQLAAAHGGFNYMEFSRSGISVVPLRLERWVVLELEARSILLYTGRGRLSSRIHEDVDRRNREDPGAGSAYREELRRVAREMRSALERGDLGEFGELLREGWEAKRRMSPLVSDGLADRAYARAMELGAGGGKVLGAGGGGHLFLFAEPERRGGIIRELEGMGLVNVPFSFELEGGLATWRI
- a CDS encoding D-sedoheptulose 7-phosphate isomerase, with amino-acid sequence MARDPELLAAVARAGEMVVRSLRSGGKLVLFGNGGSAADAQHIACELVGRYMIEREALPAIALTTNTSCLTAIGNDYSFDEVFARQVRALVRPGDVAVGISTSGRSRNVILGMRAARELGAGTIGLTGAGGGELCSVSDVCIRVPSKLTPRIQEAHIAIGHIISEIVEVELFGGEAGGVP
- the gmhB gene encoding D-glycero-beta-D-manno-heptose 1,7-bisphosphate 7-phosphatase, giving the protein MGRPAVFLDRDGVICYDVHYMRSPDQFVLMPGVAEGIRRLNGAGFLVVVATNQSGIRRGYFTEEDLARIHERMMEELGRRGARLDAIYYCPCLPEEDCECRKPRPGMLLRAAEELGIDLGRSYIVGDKELDVEAGRAAGCTTILVGNDPGIDADYVVEDFQWAVEAVFSDASRKGILGPGGKVIT
- a CDS encoding transaldolase family protein, whose translation is MRVFLDSGDLDEIREAVSWGIVDGVTTNPTLMREAVSRRNGVDLVGYVEEVLRAAGPGRPVSLEVMGTRAEDMVREGRILYERFNPVAGNVVIKVPVNTRGMEEGDAEGIRAIRELSSSGIPVNATLIMIPAQAALTAAAGARYVSPFLGRVDDYVRTALGMKFSKGDYLNVASLRTWLEGRVREGDRAAMDVNSGILGGIEVVRAARRIFDVQGLRSEIIAASIRNPRQAEEALEAGAHVITVPMEVLRGMLRHPKTEEGVRIFSEDARRANYGEIFGRK